The nucleotide sequence CTCGCAGCCCTGCGCCTCGGCAAAACCGTGATCTCGGCCAACAAGGCGTTGGTTTGCGAGCATGGCCCGGAGCTGTTTGCCGCGGCGCGCGAGCACGGCGGACATTACTTTTTCGAGGCCTCGGTGGCCGGCGGCATCCCGATCATCAAAGCATTGCGCGAGGGGCTCGTCGCCAATCGTTTCCGCCGTATTTACGGCATCCTGAACGGCACGTGTAACTACATCCTCACGCGCATGGAACGGGAGGGGCTGACCTACCCGGTGATTCTGCAGGAAGCCAAGGCACTCGGTTACGCCGAAGCCGAGGAATCGCTCGATGTCGATGGCTGGGACACCGCGCACAAGGCGTCGATTTTGACCCACCTGGCCCACGGCACGTGGGTGCCCACCAAGGCGATGGTGGTCGAGGGCATCACTCAAATCACCCAGGCGGACATCCAGCACGCCAAGGAAAGTGGTTTCGCGATCAAGTTGCTCGCAGTGATTGAGCAGGACGAGAAAACCGACGAAATCGCGGTGAGCGTCGCCCCCATGTTGCTGCCGCGCACCAAGGTGCTCGCCAACGTGAATGAAGTCTACAACGGCATCGCCGTGACGGGTGACGTCGTGGGCGAGACCATTTACATCGGTCGAGGGGCCGGACAGGACGCGACTGCTTCAGCCGTGATCAGCGACATCGTCGACGCGATCGCGCTGCTGCTGCGAGGCAACGCCGCGTTGCCCGAGCCGGTCGAGCACAACTACCCGCTGGCCAAACCCGAGAACCTGACCGGCCGCTATTACTTGCGCCTCGATGTGAAGGACGAACCGGGCGTGTTGGCCAAGATCGCCACGGTGACATCGAAGTCCAAGGTCAGCATCGCCAGCCTCGATCAGCGCCCCAGCGATCAAACCGGTGCCGCGTCACTCATTCTCACCACCCATCGCAGCAACGAGAAGGCGATCCGGAGCACCGTCAACAACTTGCGTCGCTTGTCATCCGTGCTCGGAGAACCGTTCTTGTTACGCATCGCCTCGTTCGAGGACTGATCCCTTTCCCTATTCCCATGTCACGTATTGTGCAAAAATTTGGCGGCACCTCCGTGGGTGACGTCGAGCGCATCAAAAAAGTCGCCGAGCGCGTGAAGCTCACGGTGGACAAAGGCAACCAGGTGGTCGTCGTCGTGTCGGCGCGCGCCGGGGTGACCAACGAGCTCACCGCCCGGGCCAAGTCGATTTGCGACGATCCCAGCGATCGCGAGATGGACATGCTCCTCTCGGTCGGTGAGCAGGAGACCATCGCCCTCATGGCCATCGCGCTGCATCACATGGGCGTCGAGGCCGTCTCCTTCACCGGAGCCATGGCCGGAATCTACACCGATGCCAACCACACCAAGGCGCGTATCCAGACTATCGATGCGTCGGCGGTGGAAACGCAGTTGGCCGCCGGCAAGACCGTCATCGTGGCGGGCTTTCAAGGCATCAACGAGGATGGCCACATCACGACCTTCGGTCGCGGTGGTTCCGACCTCAGCGCGGTGGCCCTGGCGGCCGCGCTCAAAGCTGATAATTGTGAAATTTATACCGACGTGGACGGCGTTTACACCGCCGATCCTCGATTCGTGAGTGCGGCCCAGAAAATTCCTGAAATCTCGTATGATGAGATGTTGGAACTCGCTTCGTCGGGCTCCAAGGTCATGCAGTCACGCTCCGTAGAATTTGCCGAAAAACATGGAGTGGTTTTCGAAGTCCGCTCATCCTTTAACTTCAACCGAGGAACCGTAGTGAAAGCAGAAGTGCCCCATATGGAAAAAGTCGTCGTTCGTGGCGTGGCCGTCGATAAGGACCAAGCCAAGATCATCGTGAGCAACATTCTCGATAAACCGGGTTCGGCCGCGAAGGTGTTCACCGCCATGGCCGAGGCCGGCATCGTCGTCGACATGATCGTGCAGAACGTCGGTCGCAACGGCATCGCCAACCTGACCTTCACCGTGCCGCAGGGCGATACGCGCAAGGCGCAGAAATCCCTCGAACACGTGCTCGATGAAGTGGGCGGCGGTCATGTGGCCGTGCACGAAAACATCGCCAAGCTTTCCGTGGTCGGCGTGGGCATGAAAACTCATTCCGGCGTGGCCGCGGCGCTGTTCAAAGGATTGGCCGATGCCGACATCAACATCGACATGATCACCACCTCCGAGATCAAGATCTCCGTGGTCGTGGATCAGGACCGCGTCGACGAAGCCGCCCGCATCACCCACACCGCCTTCGGCCTGGATGCCTGACCGCGCCTGAATCGTTCTCGTTCCTCGTTCTCTTAATCGTTCTCGATCCGAGAAACGCGGGTAGCGAGGCAGCGAACGAATCGCTGGAGAACGAGAACGATTGGCACTTCCTTATGAACTTCATCTCCACGCGCGGCGATACTCCGGCACTCGGTTTCAGTGACGCGGTCGCCACCGGACTGGCTCCGGACGGCGGACTGTTCTTGCCCGAAACGCTGCCCCAGTTTTCGAGCGATGAGCTGAAGGCGTTGGCGGGCTTGGATTACCCGGCGCTCTGCACGGCGTTTTTCCGGCGGTTCGCGACGGACATC is from Synoicihabitans lomoniglobus and encodes:
- a CDS encoding homoserine dehydrogenase, whose translation is MSDLPIVNIGICGLGTVGQGVWKHITRSRAKFESRLGARLVLKSASVRDLGKKRSVRVAKSRLTDDPMALATDPKIQIVCELMGGTTLAKDVTLAALRLGKTVISANKALVCEHGPELFAAAREHGGHYFFEASVAGGIPIIKALREGLVANRFRRIYGILNGTCNYILTRMEREGLTYPVILQEAKALGYAEAEESLDVDGWDTAHKASILTHLAHGTWVPTKAMVVEGITQITQADIQHAKESGFAIKLLAVIEQDEKTDEIAVSVAPMLLPRTKVLANVNEVYNGIAVTGDVVGETIYIGRGAGQDATASAVISDIVDAIALLLRGNAALPEPVEHNYPLAKPENLTGRYYLRLDVKDEPGVLAKIATVTSKSKVSIASLDQRPSDQTGAASLILTTHRSNEKAIRSTVNNLRRLSSVLGEPFLLRIASFED
- a CDS encoding aspartate kinase produces the protein MSRIVQKFGGTSVGDVERIKKVAERVKLTVDKGNQVVVVVSARAGVTNELTARAKSICDDPSDREMDMLLSVGEQETIALMAIALHHMGVEAVSFTGAMAGIYTDANHTKARIQTIDASAVETQLAAGKTVIVAGFQGINEDGHITTFGRGGSDLSAVALAAALKADNCEIYTDVDGVYTADPRFVSAAQKIPEISYDEMLELASSGSKVMQSRSVEFAEKHGVVFEVRSSFNFNRGTVVKAEVPHMEKVVVRGVAVDKDQAKIIVSNILDKPGSAAKVFTAMAEAGIVVDMIVQNVGRNGIANLTFTVPQGDTRKAQKSLEHVLDEVGGGHVAVHENIAKLSVVGVGMKTHSGVAAALFKGLADADINIDMITTSEIKISVVVDQDRVDEAARITHTAFGLDA